A DNA window from Sulfitobacter sp. BSw21498 contains the following coding sequences:
- a CDS encoding CoA transferase subunit A, giving the protein MKKIYGSAAEALEGVLQDGMLIAAGGFGLCGIPELLLNAIRDAGTKDLTFASNNAGVDDFGIGILLQTKQVKKMISSYVGENKEFMRQYLGGELELEFNPQGTLAERMRAGGAGIPGFYTKTGVGTVIAEGKEHKDFDGETYILERGIVADLAIVKAWKADDTGNLVFRKTARNFNPPAAMCGKICIAEVEEIVPRGSLDGDAIHLPGIYVHRIIQGDHEKRIEQRTVRTA; this is encoded by the coding sequence ATGAAAAAAATCTATGGAAGCGCTGCCGAGGCGCTGGAGGGCGTGCTGCAGGACGGCATGCTGATCGCGGCAGGGGGCTTTGGCCTGTGTGGTATTCCTGAATTGCTGCTGAACGCGATCCGCGACGCGGGCACCAAGGATTTGACCTTTGCCTCGAACAACGCGGGCGTGGACGACTTCGGCATCGGTATCCTGCTACAGACAAAGCAGGTCAAAAAGATGATCAGCTCTTATGTCGGCGAGAACAAAGAATTCATGCGCCAGTATCTGGGGGGCGAGCTTGAGCTGGAATTCAATCCCCAAGGCACCTTGGCTGAACGCATGCGCGCTGGTGGTGCTGGTATCCCTGGCTTCTATACCAAGACCGGCGTCGGCACGGTGATCGCCGAAGGCAAGGAGCACAAGGATTTCGACGGCGAGACCTATATCCTTGAACGCGGTATCGTTGCGGATCTGGCGATCGTCAAAGCGTGGAAAGCGGACGACACCGGCAACCTCGTGTTCCGCAAGACGGCCCGCAACTTTAACCCGCCTGCGGCCATGTGCGGCAAGATCTGCATCGCGGAAGTCGAAGAGATCGTGCCACGCGGCAGCCTTGACGGCGACGCGATCCACCTGCCCGGCATCTATGTACACCGCATCATTCAGGGTGATCACGAAAAACGCATCGAACAGCGCACAGTGAGGACTGCATAA